Proteins encoded in a region of the Sterolibacterium denitrificans genome:
- the hpnC gene encoding squalene synthase HpnC: protein MPVDHYENFPVASLLLPRRLHAPVTALYAFARSADDIADEGELPAAERLRRLDEYAAQLERIAAGQPCAQPLFQRLAAAVHEHRLPLSPLHDLLDAFRQDVVQTRYATHAKLLDYCRRSANPVGRLLLCLYRAETPQHLRWSDAICSSLQLINHWQDVAIDFAKSPGRIYLPQEDLEAHGVTEELIAAALRDGPQRMDERWRSLMAFEVRRARELMLSGAPLGRALPGRIGLELRLIIAGGLRILDKIEAVDYDVFHRRPVLRAHDWPLLLWQAVSRQHCNTAARTALLDSDSASDSPPR, encoded by the coding sequence TCGCCTCCCTGCTGCTGCCACGCCGTCTGCATGCGCCGGTAACGGCGCTGTACGCCTTTGCCCGCAGTGCCGACGACATTGCCGATGAAGGCGAACTGCCGGCCGCGGAGCGTCTGCGCCGACTGGACGAATACGCCGCGCAACTCGAACGCATCGCCGCCGGCCAGCCCTGCGCGCAGCCGCTGTTTCAGCGCCTGGCGGCAGCCGTGCATGAACACCGCTTGCCGCTGTCCCCGCTCCACGACCTGCTCGATGCCTTCCGCCAGGACGTGGTGCAGACGCGCTACGCCACCCATGCCAAACTGCTCGACTACTGCCGCCGCTCGGCCAATCCGGTCGGCCGCCTGCTGCTGTGCCTGTACCGCGCCGAAACGCCGCAGCACCTGCGCTGGTCGGACGCCATCTGCAGCAGCCTGCAGCTCATCAATCACTGGCAGGATGTCGCCATCGACTTCGCCAAATCCCCCGGCCGCATCTACCTGCCGCAGGAAGACCTGGAGGCCCACGGCGTTACGGAGGAACTGATCGCCGCCGCGCTGCGGGACGGCCCGCAGCGCATGGACGAGCGTTGGCGCAGCCTGATGGCTTTCGAAGTCCGGCGCGCCCGCGAACTGATGCTCTCCGGCGCCCCGCTCGGCCGCGCCCTGCCCGGCCGCATCGGACTGGAACTGCGCCTGATCATCGCCGGCGGCCTGCGCATACTGGATAAAATCGAAGCCGTCGATTACGACGTTTTTCACCGCCGCCCGGTCTTGCGCGCGCATGACTGGCCGCTGCTGCTGTGGCAGGCCGTCAGCCGGCAGCATTGCAATACAGCCGCCCGCACCGCGCTTCTTGACTCCGACTCCGCTTCCGATTCACCGCCTCGATGA
- the hpnD gene encoding presqualene diphosphate synthase HpnD encodes MSPEQANLYCRQRTAASHSSFSASFRFLEPRRRQAITAFYAFCREVDDVVDEIREPAVARAKLAWWRGEVDALHARRPTHPVGIALAESLQHFNLPAEQLHEIIDGMEMDLDQTRYPDFKALHLYCYRVASVVGLLAAEIFGYQDRRTLKYAHDLGLAFQLTNIIRDVGEDARRGRIYLPLDELARFGVAPADLSQARYSEQFQRLMEFQIARAEQIYQQALGQLPDCDRKSQRAGLIMAAIYRRLLDEIRRDGCRVLDRRVRLSPLTKLWLAWRTYLREA; translated from the coding sequence ATGAGCCCGGAACAAGCCAATCTGTATTGCCGGCAACGCACCGCCGCCAGCCATTCGAGCTTCAGCGCCAGCTTCCGCTTTCTCGAACCGCGCCGCCGGCAGGCGATCACCGCCTTCTACGCCTTTTGCCGCGAAGTCGATGATGTCGTCGATGAAATCCGCGAACCCGCCGTGGCGCGCGCCAAGCTGGCCTGGTGGCGCGGCGAGGTGGATGCCCTGCATGCGCGGCGCCCCACGCATCCGGTCGGCATCGCCCTGGCCGAATCCCTGCAGCACTTCAACCTGCCCGCCGAGCAGTTGCATGAAATCATCGACGGCATGGAAATGGATCTCGATCAGACGCGCTATCCCGATTTCAAGGCCCTGCACCTCTACTGCTATCGCGTCGCCAGCGTGGTGGGGCTGCTGGCGGCGGAAATCTTCGGCTACCAGGATCGCCGCACGCTCAAGTACGCCCACGACCTTGGCCTGGCTTTCCAGCTCACCAACATCATCCGCGATGTCGGCGAGGATGCGCGGCGCGGCCGCATTTACCTGCCGCTCGACGAGCTTGCCCGCTTCGGTGTCGCGCCCGCCGATCTGAGCCAGGCGCGCTACAGCGAGCAATTCCAACGCCTGATGGAATTCCAGATTGCCCGCGCCGAACAGATTTACCAGCAGGCACTCGGCCAGTTGCCGGACTGCGACCGCAAATCACAGCGCGCCGGCCTGATCATGGCCGCCATCTACCGTCGCCTGCTCGACGAAATCAGGCGCGATGGCTGCCGCGTTCTCGATCGCCGCGTTCGCCTCTCGCCACTGACCAAACTCTGGCTGGCGTGGCGCACCTATTTGCGTGAGGCGTAA
- a CDS encoding bifunctional enoyl-CoA hydratase/phosphate acetyltransferase, with the protein MPNESSQTPCIENLTYDEIRIGDSASLSHTLKPQDIQLYAIMSGDVDPAHVDPEYAGSSMFREVIAHGMWGGSLISTVLGTRLPGPGAIYVDQSLHFLRPVAIGDTITATLTCVKKIDRNKHLVLDCLCVNQDGHEVIRGSAEVKAPEEKIKRPRLSLPEITISDRKIRYTRLIGTAKNLAPIPMSVAHPCDAESLKGALMARDEGLILPVLVGPEARIRGVAEQLQLSLHDCRILDTPHSHASAELAVQLARNGEVEAMMKGSLHTDELMSAVVDKVHGLRTARRISHLFLMDVPTYPRPLMITDAAINVEPTLECKADIVQNAIDLAHVLGIAEPKVALLAAVETVNPKMRATLEAAALCKMADRGQISGGLLDGPLAFDNAVSLVAARTKGIHSAVAGQADILVVPDIESGNMLAKQLEYLANALSAGVVLGARVPIVLTSRADTAETRSASCAIAVVMAHARRKQLQASSS; encoded by the coding sequence ATGCCGAACGAATCCAGCCAGACGCCCTGCATAGAAAATCTCACCTACGATGAAATCCGCATCGGCGACTCAGCCAGTCTGTCGCATACCCTGAAGCCGCAGGACATCCAGCTCTACGCCATCATGTCCGGCGACGTGGATCCGGCCCACGTCGATCCCGAATACGCCGGCTCGTCGATGTTTCGCGAGGTCATCGCCCACGGTATGTGGGGCGGCTCGCTGATTTCCACGGTGCTCGGCACCCGGCTGCCCGGCCCCGGCGCCATTTACGTCGATCAATCCCTGCATTTCCTGCGCCCGGTGGCCATCGGCGACACGATTACCGCCACCCTCACCTGCGTGAAAAAGATCGATCGCAACAAACACCTCGTGCTGGATTGCCTTTGCGTCAATCAGGACGGCCACGAGGTCATCCGCGGCAGCGCCGAGGTCAAGGCGCCCGAGGAAAAAATCAAGCGGCCGCGCCTTTCCCTGCCGGAAATCACCATCAGCGACCGGAAAATACGCTACACCCGCCTGATCGGCACGGCGAAAAACCTCGCGCCCATCCCCATGTCGGTCGCCCATCCCTGCGATGCCGAATCGCTCAAAGGCGCCCTGATGGCGCGCGACGAAGGGCTGATCCTGCCCGTCCTGGTCGGCCCCGAAGCGCGCATCCGCGGTGTCGCCGAGCAACTGCAACTCTCCCTGCACGACTGCCGCATCCTCGATACGCCGCACAGCCACGCTTCGGCCGAACTGGCCGTGCAGCTTGCCCGCAACGGCGAGGTCGAGGCGATGATGAAAGGCTCGCTGCACACCGACGAACTGATGAGCGCGGTCGTCGACAAGGTGCACGGCCTGCGCACGGCGCGGCGCATCAGCCACCTTTTCCTGATGGACGTGCCGACCTATCCGCGCCCGCTGATGATCACCGATGCCGCCATCAACGTCGAGCCGACGCTGGAGTGCAAGGCCGACATCGTGCAAAACGCCATCGATCTGGCGCACGTGCTCGGCATCGCTGAACCCAAGGTCGCCCTGCTGGCCGCCGTCGAGACGGTCAATCCGAAAATGCGCGCCACGCTCGAAGCCGCCGCGCTCTGCAAAATGGCCGACCGTGGCCAGATCAGCGGCGGACTGCTCGATGGCCCGCTGGCCTTCGACAATGCCGTCTCTCTGGTCGCCGCCAGAACCAAGGGCATCCATTCGGCGGTCGCCGGCCAGGCCGACATTCTCGTGGTGCCGGACATCGAATCCGGCAACATGCTGGCCAAGCAGCTCGAATACCTGGCCAACGCGCTTTCCGCCGGCGTCGTGCTCGGCGCGCGCGTGCCCATCGTGCTGACCAGCCGCGCCGACACGGCCGAAACCCGCAGCGCCTCCTGCGCCATCGCCGTCGTCATGGCGCACGCCAGACGCAAGCAGTTGCAGGCATCGTCATCGTGA
- the hpnE gene encoding hydroxysqualene dehydroxylase HpnE, with product MRNGTHVAVIGAGYAGMAAAVKLASRHIPVSVFEASRVLGGRARAVRLHGETLDNGQHILIGAYHETLRLMTLVGVDPTRHLLRLPLHLEFPGEFRISAPKLPAPLHLAAALLGARGLAWREKLAAIRFMQTMQAANFRLPSDIRLSELLDRQRQPPRVRQYLWHALCIAALNTPAEDASAQIFLNVLRDSLAAGRSASDLLLPRVDLSALFPEAAARYLIQRSGDPAALRRSTAIRRIDVAHDGQTARYSLHADSGNCGSYSHVIIATAPQHLPALLAELPGTAGTTDIAGMLAGFSYQPIVTCYLAYPAQVRLARPMLGHGRGIMQWLFDRGQLDGQAGLLAAVVSANGPHLALSQQELAARIHDEIAAFVPELPAPIWTQAITEKRATWSCTPDLQRPATETALPGLLLAGDYVAGDYPGTIEAAVRSGVAAAQRIRHV from the coding sequence GTGAGGAACGGGACGCACGTCGCCGTGATCGGCGCCGGTTACGCCGGCATGGCCGCTGCCGTGAAACTGGCCAGTCGCCATATCCCGGTCAGCGTATTCGAGGCTTCGCGCGTGCTCGGCGGCCGCGCGCGCGCCGTCAGGCTGCACGGCGAGACGCTGGACAACGGTCAGCACATCCTGATCGGCGCCTACCATGAGACGCTGCGCCTGATGACCCTGGTAGGCGTCGATCCGACCCGCCATCTGCTGCGCCTGCCGCTGCATCTCGAATTTCCCGGCGAATTCCGCATCAGCGCGCCGAAGCTGCCTGCGCCACTGCACCTGGCGGCGGCCCTGCTCGGCGCGCGCGGTCTTGCCTGGCGCGAAAAACTTGCCGCCATCCGTTTCATGCAGACCATGCAGGCGGCAAACTTTCGTCTGCCCAGCGACATCCGCCTGAGCGAACTGCTCGACCGCCAGCGCCAGCCGCCCCGCGTGCGCCAATATCTGTGGCATGCCCTGTGCATCGCCGCCCTCAACACGCCTGCAGAAGACGCCTCGGCGCAGATATTTCTCAACGTGCTGCGCGACAGCCTGGCGGCCGGACGCAGTGCCAGCGATCTCCTGCTGCCGCGCGTCGATCTGTCCGCGCTGTTTCCCGAAGCGGCGGCCCGCTACCTGATCCAGCGCAGCGGCGACCCGGCCGCGCTACGGCGCTCCACCGCCATCCGGCGCATCGACGTCGCACATGACGGACAAACCGCCCGCTACAGCCTGCACGCCGACTCGGGAAACTGCGGCAGCTACAGCCATGTGATCATCGCCACGGCGCCCCAGCACCTGCCGGCCTTGCTGGCCGAGCTGCCCGGTACCGCCGGTACCACCGATATCGCCGGCATGCTCGCCGGTTTCAGTTACCAGCCGATCGTCACCTGCTACCTGGCCTATCCCGCGCAGGTGCGCCTGGCGCGGCCCATGCTCGGCCATGGCCGGGGCATCATGCAATGGCTGTTCGACCGCGGCCAACTGGATGGCCAGGCGGGCCTACTCGCCGCGGTCGTCAGCGCGAATGGCCCGCATCTCGCCTTGAGTCAGCAGGAACTTGCCGCCCGGATCCATGACGAAATTGCCGCCTTTGTGCCCGAATTGCCCGCGCCGATCTGGACGCAAGCGATTACCGAAAAGCGCGCCACCTGGTCCTGCACGCCGGACCTGCAACGCCCCGCCACCGAGACCGCGCTGCCTGGCTTGCTGCTGGCGGGCGACTATGTGGCCGGCGACTATCCCGGCACCATCGAAGCGGCCGTGCGCAGCGGCGTGGCGGCAGCGCAACGGATCCGGCACGTCTGA
- a CDS encoding acetate/propionate family kinase yields the protein MRDAILVLNAGSSSIKFAIFELPAGAGADTSRMPSRQPLFSGQIDGIGADGVSTRLKVRDAAGKTMTDQPLDAAPADGAGQHRHALDCLLGWLDANDEGIRMRAVGHRVVHGGEKYARPIHLDAAICKELAELIPLAPLHQPHNLSAIHAVSALLPKLPQVACFDTAFHCTQPAIARQFALPRAITAMGVRRYGFHGISYEYIAATLPELLGTEAAEGRIIVAHLGNGASMCAMRERRSVATTMGFSSLDGLVMGTRSGNLDPGVLLYLMDNLSMDSQALARLLYRESGLLGVSGISQDMRTLLASPRPEAQEAIELFCYRVRREIGSLSAALGGLDALVFTGGIGEHAAPVREKICAEMRWLGVAMDAEANATASGAGNVRLSRPDAAVQVLVMPTNEEWMIARHTAGMLG from the coding sequence ATGCGCGATGCCATCCTGGTGCTCAATGCCGGATCGTCCTCGATCAAGTTCGCCATTTTCGAACTCCCGGCGGGCGCGGGCGCGGACACAAGCCGGATGCCATCGCGTCAGCCGCTGTTTTCCGGACAGATCGACGGCATCGGCGCCGACGGGGTAAGCACCCGTCTCAAGGTCCGCGATGCGGCCGGAAAAACGATGACCGACCAGCCGCTCGACGCAGCGCCCGCCGACGGCGCCGGCCAGCATCGGCACGCCCTGGACTGCCTGCTCGGCTGGCTGGACGCCAACGATGAGGGCATCCGCATGCGCGCCGTCGGCCACCGCGTGGTTCATGGCGGCGAAAAATACGCCCGGCCCATCCATCTCGATGCCGCCATCTGCAAGGAACTGGCCGAGCTGATCCCGCTCGCCCCGCTGCATCAACCGCACAACCTCAGCGCCATCCACGCCGTCAGCGCACTGCTGCCCAAGCTGCCGCAGGTCGCCTGCTTCGACACGGCCTTCCACTGCACGCAGCCGGCGATTGCCCGCCAGTTCGCCCTGCCGCGCGCCATCACGGCCATGGGTGTGCGGCGTTACGGCTTCCACGGCATCTCCTACGAATACATCGCGGCAACCCTGCCCGAACTGCTCGGCACGGAAGCGGCCGAGGGCCGGATCATCGTCGCCCATCTGGGCAACGGCGCCAGCATGTGCGCAATGCGCGAGCGCCGGAGCGTGGCCACCACCATGGGTTTTTCCTCCCTCGACGGCCTGGTGATGGGCACCCGCAGCGGCAACCTCGATCCCGGCGTGCTGCTCTATCTGATGGACAACCTGAGCATGGACAGCCAGGCGCTCGCCCGCCTGCTGTATCGGGAATCCGGCCTGCTCGGCGTCTCCGGCATCTCGCAGGACATGCGCACCCTGCTCGCCTCGCCGCGGCCGGAGGCGCAGGAGGCCATCGAGCTGTTCTGCTACCGCGTCCGGCGTGAAATCGGCTCGCTGAGCGCGGCTCTCGGCGGCCTCGACGCGCTGGTATTCACCGGCGGCATCGGCGAGCACGCGGCGCCGGTGCGCGAAAAGATCTGCGCCGAAATGCGCTGGCTGGGCGTGGCCATGGATGCCGAGGCCAATGCGACCGCCAGCGGCGCCGGCAACGTCCGCCTCTCCCGGCCGGATGCTGCCGTCCAGGTTCTGGTCATGCCCACCAACGAGGAATGGATGATCGCCC